Proteins found in one Brevibacillus brevis genomic segment:
- a CDS encoding Lrp/AsnC family transcriptional regulator, translating into MDEVDLRIVQLLEENGRISHEEISKLLHISRPAVHQRVAKLEKNGVIKGYRGIIDWRKLEQRLKVLIFVKARCQDFKGITAKIMNVQVPNVTIIECQRLAGEWCMMLKVRATAPEDITNLIDEMVQYDEILETSTTFILSTIYEDGWKEI; encoded by the coding sequence ATGGATGAGGTTGACCTGAGAATTGTTCAATTGCTCGAGGAAAACGGAAGGATATCTCATGAGGAAATCAGCAAGCTGCTGCACATCTCGCGACCAGCTGTCCACCAACGGGTTGCCAAGCTTGAAAAGAATGGCGTTATCAAGGGATACCGTGGCATCATTGACTGGAGAAAATTAGAGCAAAGGCTCAAGGTATTGATCTTCGTCAAAGCAAGATGTCAGGACTTCAAAGGAATCACCGCAAAGATTATGAACGTTCAGGTACCGAACGTGACCATCATCGAATGCCAGCGGCTCGCTGGAGAGTGGTGTATGATGCTAAAAGTACGTGCGACGGCACCGGAAGATATCACCAATCTGATCGATGAAATGGTTCAGTATGACGAAATACTGGAAACATCTACGACTTTCATCTTGTCGACGATCTACGAGGATGGCTGGAAAGAAATTTGA
- the cyoC gene encoding cytochrome o ubiquinol oxidase subunit III → MATNHDHGHGHDHDHHEEHEQLKVLGFWIFVVTDCVLFGTLFATYAVMMNSFAGGPTGQELFQLPGVIASTFILLTSSFTSGLAVLAMNKGNVKQLIAWLAVTGLLGLSFVVLEVTEFMHLMSEGATMATSGYWSAFYTLVGTHGLHVTLGLFWMTALMMQLKRRGISAVTRRKITNFSLYWHFLDVVWIFLFTVVYLMGVM, encoded by the coding sequence ATGGCTACGAATCATGACCATGGTCACGGCCACGACCACGACCATCATGAAGAGCATGAGCAACTTAAGGTTCTCGGTTTTTGGATTTTCGTTGTAACAGACTGCGTGTTGTTCGGTACGTTGTTTGCAACATATGCAGTAATGATGAATAGCTTTGCTGGTGGACCAACTGGACAGGAATTGTTCCAGCTGCCAGGCGTTATTGCTTCAACCTTCATCTTGTTGACAAGTAGCTTTACCAGTGGTCTCGCTGTTCTGGCAATGAACAAAGGTAATGTCAAGCAGCTGATTGCTTGGCTGGCTGTAACTGGTCTTTTGGGACTGTCTTTCGTAGTGTTGGAAGTCACTGAGTTCATGCACTTGATGAGTGAAGGCGCAACCATGGCGACTAGCGGCTACTGGTCCGCTTTCTACACACTGGTTGGTACACACGGATTGCACGTAACGCTTGGTCTGTTCTGGATGACTGCGTTGATGATGCAGCTGAAGCGTCGTGGAATCTCTGCGGTTACTCGCCGCAAAATTACCAACTTTAGCTTGTACTGGCACTTCCTTGACGTTGTGTGGATCTTCCTCTTCACAGTCGTTTACTTGATGGGGGTGATGTAA
- a CDS encoding tripartite tricarboxylate transporter permease: MGAIDYLLNGFATALQWQNIIFAFVGVLIGTVVGVLPGIGPISGVALLIPVTASLTSGLPPEAAATSAIILLAGVYYGAMYGGSTTSILLNTPGESSSVVTVLDGYPMAKQGRAGVALSIAAIGSFFAGLVSLIGLVFLAEPLSEVALKLSPADEFSLMILGLCALSGLAGKSVTKALMMTVFGLLIATIGLDNVSGVARFTFDMPELYSGLEFLTIAVGVFALGEVFKTILERDVNEGEIAKISRIIPTKEDLKESAGPILRGSLVGFFKGIVPGSGATLASFLAYLLEKKISKTPEKFGKGAIAGVAAPESANNAASGGAMIPLLTLGIPGTGTTAVLMGALIMYNVQPGPLLFEDHPNIAWGLIASMFIGNVMLLILNMPLVKVFAKLIETPPKYLIPMIVAISVFGVYAVRVSVFDLVLLLLCGLVGYFLAKNDFPMAPLVLGLVLGPMIENNLRRALTTSNGDFSIFIQKPVSLVFLIIAVLWITIPLIMKMRGKKVIVNEE, from the coding sequence ATGGGTGCGATTGACTATTTGCTGAACGGATTTGCCACTGCCCTGCAATGGCAAAATATCATCTTTGCGTTTGTCGGCGTCTTGATCGGGACAGTAGTCGGTGTATTGCCAGGGATTGGGCCAATCAGCGGCGTGGCCTTGTTGATTCCGGTGACAGCTTCGTTGACGAGTGGACTGCCGCCAGAAGCAGCGGCGACCAGTGCCATTATTTTGCTGGCAGGGGTATACTACGGAGCGATGTACGGTGGCTCTACCACTTCGATTTTGTTGAATACACCTGGTGAGTCATCTTCTGTCGTTACCGTACTGGACGGATACCCGATGGCGAAGCAAGGAAGAGCGGGAGTCGCTCTCTCCATTGCTGCGATTGGTTCTTTTTTTGCAGGGCTTGTCTCGCTTATCGGTCTGGTATTTTTGGCAGAGCCACTCTCAGAAGTAGCGCTCAAGCTCAGTCCGGCAGATGAGTTTTCGCTGATGATCCTGGGGCTATGTGCACTGAGCGGGCTGGCAGGCAAGTCCGTGACCAAAGCATTGATGATGACGGTTTTTGGCTTATTGATCGCGACGATCGGGCTGGACAATGTATCTGGCGTGGCGCGTTTTACCTTCGATATGCCTGAGCTATATTCCGGTTTGGAATTTTTGACGATCGCCGTAGGGGTATTTGCGCTTGGAGAAGTGTTCAAGACGATCCTCGAGCGCGATGTGAATGAGGGAGAGATCGCCAAAATCTCCCGAATCATACCGACCAAGGAAGACTTGAAGGAAAGTGCTGGACCGATTCTCCGTGGATCACTGGTTGGATTCTTTAAAGGTATTGTTCCTGGTTCTGGTGCAACACTGGCATCCTTCCTTGCTTATTTGCTGGAAAAGAAAATCAGTAAAACGCCTGAAAAATTTGGCAAAGGAGCAATCGCTGGGGTAGCGGCTCCAGAGTCAGCGAACAACGCAGCATCTGGCGGGGCGATGATCCCACTTCTGACCTTGGGGATTCCGGGTACAGGGACGACAGCGGTATTGATGGGCGCACTGATTATGTACAACGTGCAGCCAGGTCCGCTCTTGTTTGAAGACCATCCGAACATCGCTTGGGGCTTGATCGCCAGTATGTTCATCGGAAACGTGATGCTCTTGATCCTCAATATGCCGCTCGTAAAGGTGTTTGCGAAGCTGATTGAGACGCCGCCTAAATATTTGATCCCGATGATCGTTGCCATTTCCGTGTTCGGTGTTTACGCAGTCCGTGTCTCCGTTTTTGATCTGGTCTTGCTACTCCTTTGTGGACTCGTGGGTTACTTTTTGGCGAAAAACGATTTCCCAATGGCTCCACTCGTTCTTGGCCTGGTCTTGGGTCCGATGATTGAAAACAATTTGCGACGCGCGCTGACGACGTCCAATGGTGATTTTTCTATCTTTATTCAAAAACCAGTTTCGCTAGTGTTTCTGATCATTGCGGTTCTCTGGATCACCATTCCCTTGATCATGAAAATGAGAGGGAAGAAAGTAATCGTGAACGAAGAATAG
- a CDS encoding ATP-binding protein, with protein sequence MVHTPKKARISLLTQMVLLISIVVLISMGIGTALFSLILDDILDRYIGQQAMTVAKLSAMDERIIAAFGTDHPSKVIQPIAETIRKETGASYVVIGNKDGIRYSHYDPKQIGLPMGTSNDPVFLENRSVIYRGTGISGPAIKAKTPIVNKKGETIGVSSVGYVMSDVEKKVAEYKERVVALSLMLLVIGMIGAFIIARRVKRLIFGLEPEEISFLFTEKAAILESIRDATVAVDMQGRVVSMNKRARSLLQEDLAVGKSIASPQLRDIIHSVNRNTQEMNYKILLGHEIFITDYSPILSNNEIRGVVFTFRPESEIEQLTEEITKISSFSDNMRAQNHEYLNRLNTIYGLLKLKEYDKAIELITDEVKERQDILAFIMSSVKEPFIAACLLGKINRSKELKVLLEIDQDSYLGNVPDSLDTKVLVTILGNLIDNAMEAALEYKGSDAMVHVSFTDLGGDIIFDIEDNGHGVSKELEPRIFESGVTTKSGENRGLGLAIVKNAIELLEGQISLGKSDLGGARFTVVVPKKWDKASR encoded by the coding sequence ATGGTTCATACACCAAAAAAAGCCCGCATCAGCCTCTTGACCCAAATGGTTCTCCTCATTTCCATCGTTGTCCTGATCAGCATGGGGATAGGAACTGCCTTATTTTCCCTCATATTAGATGACATTTTGGATCGCTATATTGGACAGCAAGCCATGACGGTCGCCAAGCTATCTGCCATGGACGAACGCATCATTGCAGCCTTTGGGACCGATCATCCTTCCAAGGTGATACAACCGATAGCCGAAACCATTCGAAAGGAAACGGGCGCCAGCTATGTTGTGATTGGAAACAAGGACGGTATTCGGTACTCTCACTACGACCCAAAGCAGATTGGATTACCAATGGGAACCAGCAATGACCCCGTCTTTTTAGAAAATCGATCGGTCATTTATCGTGGGACAGGCATTTCAGGTCCAGCTATCAAAGCGAAAACACCGATCGTCAACAAGAAAGGCGAAACCATTGGCGTCTCCTCTGTCGGCTATGTCATGAGTGATGTAGAGAAAAAGGTCGCGGAATACAAGGAAAGGGTCGTCGCCTTGTCTCTTATGCTGCTGGTTATCGGAATGATTGGCGCTTTTATCATTGCAAGAAGAGTCAAGCGTTTGATCTTTGGTCTTGAGCCAGAAGAAATCTCATTTTTGTTTACGGAAAAAGCAGCTATTCTTGAATCGATTCGCGATGCTACGGTAGCAGTCGATATGCAAGGGCGTGTCGTCTCGATGAATAAACGCGCACGTTCCCTCCTCCAAGAGGATTTGGCCGTAGGGAAATCGATTGCTAGCCCGCAATTGCGCGACATCATTCATTCTGTCAATCGAAATACACAAGAAATGAACTACAAAATTTTGCTGGGACACGAAATTTTTATAACCGACTACTCTCCTATTTTGAGCAATAATGAAATCAGAGGCGTGGTCTTCACATTTCGTCCAGAGTCTGAAATCGAGCAGCTGACCGAAGAAATTACCAAGATCAGTTCCTTTTCGGATAATATGCGTGCGCAAAATCACGAATATTTAAATCGTTTGAACACCATTTACGGTCTCCTCAAGCTAAAGGAGTACGACAAAGCAATCGAACTCATCACCGATGAAGTAAAAGAACGGCAGGATATTCTCGCCTTCATTATGAGTTCAGTCAAAGAGCCCTTCATCGCAGCTTGTCTGCTAGGGAAAATCAATCGTTCCAAAGAACTGAAGGTATTACTCGAAATTGATCAGGATAGCTATTTGGGAAATGTACCTGACAGCTTGGATACAAAGGTATTGGTCACTATTCTCGGCAATTTGATCGACAACGCGATGGAAGCTGCCCTCGAATACAAAGGCTCTGACGCAATGGTTCATGTGTCCTTTACTGATTTGGGTGGCGATATCATTTTCGATATCGAAGACAATGGACATGGGGTATCAAAAGAATTGGAGCCCCGCATCTTTGAAAGCGGTGTCACTACGAAATCAGGTGAAAATCGAGGACTCGGTTTGGCTATTGTGAAAAACGCCATCGAGCTGTTAGAGGGGCAAATCTCACTCGGGAAAAGTGATCTTGGCGGAGCGCGTTTCACCGTAGTCGTCCCCAAGAAATGGGACAAAGCAAGTAGATGA
- the qoxA gene encoding cytochrome aa3 quinol oxidase subunit II, protein MSGGKMLRHIQFWILAVLGTVLLTGCGSEYLVLNPKGPVAETQYNLIIISTILVAVIIVPVIALTAFIVYRYRDTPGNKASYKPEWAHSTTLEVIWWIIPIVIVALLGYFTVRDVYVLKENPNKEVAPMTIQVTALDWKWMFTYPEQNIATVNHLEIPAGVPIRFQVSADAPMNSFWVPELGGQIYAMAGMATELYLQADEPGTFAGFSSNFSGEGFAKMQFDVVAKPKDEFDKWVKEVKGTTPAMTKADYEELRKPGVTDKFTYSAFPEGMFEEIVAKYGHGHDMDYVMEKMPAPAGDKSSSETSLNTQHKTESHNMPGMNHSSMNH, encoded by the coding sequence ATGAGCGGAGGAAAAATGCTGAGGCATATCCAGTTTTGGATCTTGGCAGTGTTGGGCACCGTTCTGCTGACAGGCTGTGGTAGCGAATACCTCGTCTTGAATCCAAAAGGACCTGTAGCAGAAACGCAGTACAATCTCATTATTATTTCCACGATATTGGTCGCTGTCATTATCGTTCCGGTTATTGCGCTTACCGCTTTCATTGTATACCGCTATCGGGATACACCGGGCAATAAAGCAAGTTACAAGCCGGAGTGGGCACACAGTACAACCCTAGAGGTAATTTGGTGGATTATTCCTATCGTTATCGTTGCATTGCTGGGTTACTTTACTGTCCGTGATGTTTATGTGTTAAAAGAAAACCCGAATAAAGAAGTTGCCCCTATGACCATTCAGGTTACGGCTTTGGACTGGAAATGGATGTTCACGTATCCAGAACAAAATATCGCAACTGTTAACCATTTGGAGATTCCAGCAGGCGTACCGATTCGCTTCCAGGTATCTGCTGATGCACCGATGAACTCTTTCTGGGTTCCAGAATTGGGTGGACAGATTTATGCGATGGCGGGAATGGCTACTGAGTTGTATCTGCAAGCAGATGAACCAGGTACATTCGCTGGATTTAGCTCCAATTTCTCTGGTGAAGGCTTCGCTAAAATGCAGTTCGATGTAGTCGCAAAACCAAAAGATGAGTTCGATAAATGGGTGAAAGAAGTAAAAGGTACGACACCAGCTATGACGAAGGCAGATTATGAAGAACTTCGCAAGCCTGGCGTGACAGATAAGTTTACGTATTCTGCATTCCCAGAAGGTATGTTTGAAGAGATCGTTGCGAAATATGGCCATGGTCACGATATGGACTATGTGATGGAGAAAATGCCTGCGCCTGCAGGTGACAAGTCTTCTAGTGAGACTTCGCTAAATACGCAGCATAAGACTGAATCGCACAACATGCCTGGAATGAATCATTCCAGTATGAACCACTAG
- the cyoD gene encoding cytochrome o ubiquinol oxidase subunit IV, giving the protein MAQHQNHGGHHSHGSMKEYVIGFILSIVLTIIPLVLVMNSILSKTATMIAILVMAVLQFVIQLVFFMHIREGEKPRYNVQTLILGLVIVFTIVAGSLWIMLFNKY; this is encoded by the coding sequence GTGGCACAACATCAAAACCATGGCGGACATCATAGTCACGGATCGATGAAAGAGTACGTAATCGGTTTTATCCTGTCGATCGTGCTCACCATTATCCCACTCGTGCTGGTCATGAACTCGATTTTGAGTAAAACGGCGACCATGATCGCGATCTTGGTAATGGCGGTCTTGCAGTTCGTAATTCAGTTGGTCTTCTTCATGCACATCCGCGAAGGAGAAAAACCGCGCTACAACGTACAGACATTGATTCTTGGACTTGTGATTGTATTTACAATCGTTGCAGGTTCCCTCTGGATCATGTTGTTTAACAAATATTAA
- a CDS encoding cbb3-type cytochrome c oxidase subunit I, with translation MWENIKDFASTFFVTGDPLIYGADVSIVLTIIAILFVLTKYKKWGWLWREWLTTVDHKRIGIMYLIASLLMLFRGGVDALLMRVQLAFPNVEFLHSDHYNAIFTTHGTIMILFMAMPMMFALFNMVVPLQLGARDVAYPFLNALSFWLFMLGAMLFNLSFVIGGSPDAGWLSYPPLSQNEFSPGPGQNFYIWGIQISGIGSLATGINFIVTILKMRAPGMKLSKMPLFSWSVLSSCIMIIFAFPILTVTLALLFLDRFAGAHFFTMDGGGNPMMYLNLIWMWGHPEVYIVVVPAFGIFSEIVATFSRKKIFGYKSMVWAMMIIAVVSFFTWAHHFFTMGTSASVIAFFAISTMIVGIPTGVKVFNWLFTMYRGRISFKQPMLWTIAFIPCFVIGGATGVMLAVAPADYQYHNSYFLVAHFHQVLIGGVVFGYLAGIYYWWPKLFGFKLDEKLGKWGFWFWNIGFYVCFMPQYALGFMGMTRRYYTYGWDRGWADLNLVSTVGAFMMGIGFIFQVWQIAYSIKHGERDTTGDPWNGRTLEWSIPSPAPFYNFAVVPQVKEMDDWWETKEAKANGTYKEQPAKLEPIHMPKNSGIPFIMANFWFLVGFGFTFGWVWMAVIGFIGVFACMWARSFQYDTDYYVPVEEVRRTEASLGRVV, from the coding sequence GTGTGGGAGAACATTAAGGATTTTGCATCCACGTTCTTTGTAACAGGTGACCCACTGATTTACGGTGCGGACGTATCGATTGTACTGACCATCATTGCAATCTTATTCGTTCTGACTAAGTATAAAAAATGGGGTTGGCTATGGCGCGAATGGTTGACTACAGTTGACCATAAGCGTATTGGTATTATGTATTTGATCGCATCGCTTCTGATGCTGTTCCGCGGTGGGGTTGATGCCCTGCTGATGCGTGTACAACTGGCATTCCCGAACGTAGAATTCCTGCACTCGGATCACTATAATGCCATCTTTACGACTCACGGTACGATCATGATTTTGTTCATGGCGATGCCGATGATGTTTGCCTTGTTTAACATGGTAGTACCGCTTCAACTCGGTGCTCGAGATGTAGCGTATCCGTTCTTGAACGCACTCAGCTTCTGGCTGTTTATGCTCGGTGCGATGCTGTTCAACCTTTCGTTCGTAATCGGGGGCTCCCCAGACGCTGGTTGGTTGTCTTACCCGCCATTGTCACAAAATGAATTCAGCCCTGGACCAGGTCAGAACTTCTATATTTGGGGGATTCAAATCTCCGGTATCGGTAGTTTGGCGACAGGGATTAACTTTATCGTAACGATTCTCAAAATGCGTGCACCTGGCATGAAGCTTTCCAAAATGCCATTGTTTAGCTGGTCCGTATTGTCCAGCTGCATTATGATTATCTTCGCTTTCCCAATTTTGACTGTAACATTGGCTCTGTTGTTCCTTGACCGTTTCGCAGGTGCCCATTTCTTCACAATGGACGGCGGCGGTAATCCGATGATGTACCTCAACCTCATCTGGATGTGGGGTCACCCTGAGGTATACATCGTAGTCGTACCAGCTTTCGGTATTTTCTCCGAAATCGTGGCTACGTTCTCACGTAAAAAGATTTTCGGCTACAAATCAATGGTGTGGGCGATGATGATCATTGCCGTTGTATCGTTCTTTACATGGGCTCACCACTTCTTCACAATGGGTACGAGCGCAAGTGTTATCGCCTTCTTTGCGATATCAACGATGATTGTAGGGATTCCGACCGGGGTTAAGGTCTTTAACTGGCTGTTTACAATGTATCGTGGTCGGATATCCTTTAAACAACCAATGCTGTGGACCATTGCCTTTATCCCGTGCTTCGTAATTGGTGGAGCGACAGGGGTAATGCTGGCAGTAGCTCCGGCAGACTATCAGTATCACAACAGTTACTTCCTGGTTGCCCACTTCCACCAAGTATTGATCGGTGGGGTAGTGTTCGGTTACCTGGCTGGTATTTACTACTGGTGGCCAAAACTGTTCGGTTTCAAGCTCGACGAGAAACTGGGCAAATGGGGCTTCTGGTTCTGGAATATTGGTTTCTACGTGTGCTTTATGCCGCAATACGCGCTCGGTTTCATGGGTATGACTCGCCGTTACTACACGTACGGTTGGGATCGCGGTTGGGCAGACCTGAACCTGGTATCCACTGTAGGGGCATTCATGATGGGTATCGGTTTCATCTTCCAAGTATGGCAAATCGCTTACAGCATCAAGCATGGTGAGCGCGACACGACAGGAGATCCATGGAATGGTCGTACACTGGAGTGGTCGATTCCGTCACCTGCACCGTTCTACAACTTTGCTGTTGTTCCACAAGTGAAAGAAATGGATGACTGGTGGGAAACAAAAGAAGCAAAAGCAAATGGCACCTATAAAGAACAACCGGCCAAATTGGAGCCGATTCATATGCCGAAGAACTCTGGAATTCCGTTTATCATGGCGAACTTCTGGTTCCTGGTAGGTTTTGGTTTCACATTTGGATGGGTTTGGATGGCCGTTATTGGATTCATTGGAGTATTCGCATGCATGTGGGCACGCTCCTTCCAATACGACACGGATTATTACGTACCGGTGGAGGAAGTGCGTCGCACTGAGGCTTCACTGGGGAGGGTGGTGTAA
- a CDS encoding class I SAM-dependent methyltransferase codes for MRDDKKIKEEVKQQFGTNAEKYVNSQTHATGEDLSLLTPWLNPSPDWVFLDVATGGGHLSKAIAPHVGQVFATDLTQPMLAAARNHLRSHTSNVFYVVADAEALPFLSESFDAVGCRIAAHHFPNPEAFVKEVARVLKPGGKFVLIDNIAAEDEKLDRFVNTLEKLRDHSHVRSYSRSEWLTWIEQEGLVESHSRIRKKTFPYATWVRRTTETEEQVEQVTAHITSADEVIQAYFAVEKEGEQVVSIQVDEWMALFEKPE; via the coding sequence ATGCGCGATGACAAAAAGATCAAAGAGGAAGTCAAACAGCAGTTCGGTACGAATGCTGAAAAATATGTGAATAGCCAGACGCATGCTACGGGAGAGGATCTCTCTCTCCTCACGCCTTGGCTGAATCCTTCGCCAGATTGGGTGTTTCTTGATGTGGCAACGGGCGGCGGTCATCTTTCCAAGGCAATCGCTCCACATGTCGGTCAAGTCTTTGCGACTGATTTGACACAGCCGATGCTTGCAGCGGCGCGAAACCATCTGAGATCCCACACAAGCAATGTCTTCTATGTGGTTGCGGATGCGGAGGCACTTCCGTTTTTGAGTGAATCCTTTGATGCAGTCGGGTGTAGAATCGCGGCCCATCATTTCCCGAACCCAGAGGCGTTTGTAAAAGAAGTGGCCCGAGTCCTGAAGCCGGGTGGAAAATTCGTGCTGATCGACAATATCGCAGCAGAGGATGAAAAGCTCGATCGATTTGTAAATACGCTGGAGAAACTTCGGGATCACAGTCATGTACGAAGCTACTCACGGTCCGAATGGTTAACGTGGATCGAGCAAGAGGGATTGGTGGAGAGTCATTCGCGCATCCGTAAAAAGACGTTCCCGTATGCGACTTGGGTCAGACGTACGACTGAGACTGAGGAGCAGGTTGAGCAAGTAACCGCCCATATCACTAGTGCTGATGAGGTAATCCAAGCCTACTTCGCGGTTGAAAAAGAAGGAGAGCAAGTCGTTTCCATTCAAGTTGATGAGTGGATGGCGTTGTTTGAGAAACCAGAATGA
- a CDS encoding response regulator: MSEKPITVMIVEDDEIAARIYEQFTSKLEGFQIIATATTGKQALEMLHVVTPDVLLLDIYLPDMNGIDLLREVRKHFRGIDVVMITAANDVETVREAIRGGAYSYIIKPIMIDKFMSTLEQYANTRRQLQQHTTIDQTAVDKLFTKAAHTPAAKTVETVTTLPKGIDKLTLKLIRDKMQETTQSMNADDLAALAGMSHSTVRRYLEFLVSINEVTVETFYGTVGRPERKYRWVPQKTAK; the protein is encoded by the coding sequence ATGTCTGAGAAACCTATTACCGTCATGATCGTGGAAGATGACGAAATTGCAGCTAGAATCTATGAACAATTCACAAGTAAACTGGAAGGATTCCAGATTATTGCCACGGCCACGACCGGAAAACAGGCGCTGGAGATGCTTCACGTCGTTACGCCAGATGTGCTGCTCTTGGACATTTATTTGCCGGATATGAACGGGATTGACCTGTTGCGTGAAGTTAGGAAGCATTTTCGCGGGATCGATGTCGTGATGATCACAGCCGCAAACGATGTGGAAACCGTGAGAGAAGCGATACGTGGCGGTGCATATAGCTACATCATCAAGCCGATTATGATCGATAAATTCATGTCTACCTTGGAGCAATATGCAAATACGAGACGTCAGCTGCAGCAGCATACAACCATTGATCAGACAGCAGTGGACAAGCTGTTTACGAAAGCCGCACACACTCCTGCTGCCAAAACCGTTGAGACTGTCACTACGCTCCCGAAAGGCATCGACAAGCTGACATTAAAGCTAATCCGGGACAAAATGCAGGAGACCACCCAAAGCATGAATGCCGATGATCTGGCTGCACTGGCTGGCATGAGTCACTCGACCGTGCGCAGATACCTCGAATTTCTCGTCTCTATTAATGAAGTGACTGTCGAGACGTTCTATGGAACAGTCGGGCGTCCGGAACGAAAATACCGCTGGGTTCCGCAAAAAACGGCAAAATAA
- a CDS encoding EamA family transporter, producing the protein MTGKKDSKLFVVTIALLAVYLFWGGTYLGMKIAIESMPPFIMAGARFFLAGSILFLIGRWKGADLPSVAEWRGAGIVGALLLLGGNGVVAWAQLKVPSAIASLLIATVPLWILVFNWIGGSKKKPTVGVMGGILFGLAGIAVMVIHPESTSNQGIDTIGILALLFASISWAVGSLYSRHAKLPASPVMATALQMIIGGILLGIVSLFLDDWTKLHLSEITLRSWIAFGYLVGFGSIVAYTSYIWLLKNAEPSLVSTYAYVNPIVAVFLGWLIADEQLTSQTLIAAVMIIASVAIITMFREKSPGATQPVARKEKGKLQVHK; encoded by the coding sequence ATGACAGGAAAAAAAGATTCAAAATTATTTGTCGTTACGATTGCGTTGCTAGCTGTCTACCTGTTTTGGGGAGGCACGTATCTTGGAATGAAGATCGCCATTGAGTCGATGCCACCCTTTATTATGGCTGGTGCGCGATTTTTTCTGGCGGGATCGATCCTGTTCCTGATTGGGCGTTGGAAAGGGGCAGACCTACCCAGTGTTGCAGAATGGAGAGGAGCGGGAATTGTTGGGGCGTTGCTGCTTCTCGGGGGTAACGGTGTAGTAGCATGGGCACAACTCAAGGTACCGTCAGCAATCGCGTCCTTGCTGATCGCTACGGTTCCATTATGGATTCTCGTTTTCAACTGGATCGGTGGCAGCAAGAAAAAGCCAACAGTTGGAGTCATGGGAGGAATCCTGTTTGGATTGGCGGGGATCGCTGTGATGGTTATCCATCCCGAGAGCACAAGCAATCAAGGGATCGATACCATTGGAATCTTGGCGCTCCTGTTTGCCTCAATCAGTTGGGCAGTGGGATCGCTGTATTCGCGCCATGCAAAGCTCCCAGCATCACCGGTAATGGCAACGGCCTTGCAAATGATCATCGGGGGAATTTTGTTGGGGATCGTGTCGCTGTTTCTCGACGATTGGACGAAGCTGCATCTATCGGAGATTACCCTTCGTTCCTGGATTGCCTTTGGCTACTTAGTTGGATTTGGTTCCATTGTCGCTTACACGTCGTACATTTGGCTTTTGAAAAATGCAGAGCCTTCCCTGGTCTCCACGTACGCTTATGTGAACCCGATTGTCGCAGTATTTCTAGGTTGGCTGATCGCTGATGAACAATTGACAAGCCAAACCTTGATTGCTGCTGTCATGATCATCGCATCCGTTGCCATCATCACGATGTTTCGGGAAAAGAGTCCAGGTGCGACACAACCGGTAGCAAGAAAAGAAAAAGGGAAGCTTCAGGTTCATAAATGA
- a CDS encoding GNAT family N-acetyltransferase — protein sequence MAGQLYVTKPCAELQAEYISFYEEWKESGEPIVPWVVDREPYDFPAYLEFLESESSEDNLPDGYVPHSTYWLVNEERRIVGAVNIRHRLNERLRKNSGHIGYGIRPSERRKGYATEILAQALNITSELGINEVLVICDYDNVASEKTIRKNGGVFESECTDDDGLVIRRFWITRSL from the coding sequence ATGGCTGGGCAACTGTATGTAACGAAGCCTTGTGCAGAGCTTCAAGCAGAGTATATTTCCTTCTACGAAGAGTGGAAAGAAAGTGGAGAACCTATCGTACCGTGGGTAGTGGATCGAGAGCCCTATGATTTTCCTGCGTATCTGGAATTTCTGGAGAGTGAAAGCAGCGAGGACAATCTTCCGGATGGCTATGTTCCTCATTCGACGTATTGGCTCGTGAATGAGGAGCGACGCATTGTGGGGGCGGTGAATATTCGGCATCGTCTCAACGAGCGTCTACGAAAAAACAGCGGGCACATCGGATATGGAATCCGCCCTTCGGAGAGACGCAAAGGATATGCGACGGAAATTTTAGCGCAAGCCCTAAACATCACAAGCGAGTTGGGTATAAACGAAGTATTGGTGATTTGCGATTATGATAATGTTGCATCGGAGAAAACGATTCGGAAGAACGGGGGCGTTTTTGAGTCAGAATGCACAGACGACGATGGATTGGTCATTCGTCGCTTCTGGATTACACGATCTTTGTAA